Within the Azospirillum brasilense genome, the region CATGATGTTGGCGAGCAGCTTCTTCTTGTCGTCCTCCGACGCCTTGTCGAACCAGGCGCGGGCGCGGGCCAGCACCTCGGGCGCATGGTCGTCCTCGGCGCCCGGACGCTCCAGCATGAAGACGTCGAAGGCGGCGTGCTCGAAGGCGTTGAAGCGCAGCGAGGTGCCGCCGCCCGGCACCGGCGCGGCGAGGTCGGTGCGGGTCCAGTCGAGGATCGGCATGAAGTTGTAGCAGACCGTCGTCACCCCGCAGGCCGCGAGGTTGCGCAGCGACTGGCGGTAGTTGTCGAACAGCGGGGCCAGATCGCCCTCGCCGATCTTGATGGACTCATGGACCGGCAGGCTTTCCACCACGCTCCAGCGCAGGCCGAGCGAGGGGTCGGCGGCGATCATCGCCTTGCGCTCCTCGATCTCCTCGACCGACCAGACCACGCCGTAGGGGATCTGGTGCAGGGCGGTGACGATGCCGGTGGCGCCGGTCTGACGGATGTGGTTGAGCCGGATCACATCGTCCGGGCCGAACCAACGCCAAGTCTGTTCCATGGTCTGCTCCTTGAAGAAGAGTGCTGTGCCGAATCCGGCATGTCTCGATGGGATTTGCAGGTTGGGGCGCCTCAGCCCGCCGCCTCAGCCGCGACCGATTGCACGACGGCGCGGGCACCCTCGGCGTAGAGTCGGCGCAGCGCGTCGGTCACGGCGGCGGTGAAACGCGGGTCGCGCGGCAGGTCGTCGCCGAAGACGGCGCTCAGCCCGAACAGGGCAGTCGCCAGACGGTCGGCGTCCGGTCCGGCCTCCGCCGCCAGCTCGGCGAGCCTGGCGGCCATGGGATCGCGCACGTCGATGGGGCGGCCGACCTCGTCGGTGCCGGAGACGTAGCGCATCCAGGCCGCCACCCCCAGCGCCAGCCGGTCGATGGGCGCTCCGGCGGCCAGCCGGTCGCGGATGGTGCCGAGCAGCCGCTGCGGCAGCTTCTGCGTGCCGTCCATGGCGATCTGCCAAGTGCGATGGCGCAGGGCGGGATTGCGGAAGCGCTCGATCAGCGCGTCCTTGTAATGGCCGAGGTCGGCGCCCGGCGGCATGTGCAGCGTCGGCCCGGCCTCCTCGTCCATCAGGCCGCGGATCAGCCGGACGAAGGCCGGATCGGCCATGGTGTCCGACACCGTCTCGTAACCGGCGAGGTAGCCGAGATAGGCGAGCGTGGAGTGGCTGCCGTTCAGCAGGCGCAGCTTCATCGTCTCATAGGGATGGACGTCGGGAACCAGCTCCGCCCCTTCCAGTTCCCAGGCCGGGCGCCCAGTGGGGAAGCGGTCCTCGATCACCCACTGGCTGAACGGCTCGGTCACCACCGGCCAGGAGTCGCGCAGACCCAGCCCATCCGACACACGGTCGCGGTCGGCGTCGGTGGTGGCCGGCACGATGCGGTCGACCATGCTGTTCGGGCAGGCGACGTTCCCGGCGAACCACGTTCCCAGCGCGGGGTCGCGCAGCTCGGCGTAGCGGCGCAGCAGGCCCGCCGCGGTGTCGCCGTTGCTCGGCAGGTTGTCGCAGCTCAGCACCGTGAAGGGCTCCACCCCGGCGGCGCGGCGACGGATCAGAGCCTCCACGAGGAAGCCGGGCACGCTGCGCGGGCGTTCCGGGTTGGCGAGGTCGTGGACGATGTCCGGATGGGCCTCGTTCAGCGCGCCGGTCGCCGGGTCGTGGCAATAGCCCTTTTCGGTGACGGTCAGGGTGACGATGCGGACGGAGGGGCGGGTCAGGAGGTCCAGCACCGCGGCGGGGTTCTCCGGGGCGACCAGCAGTTCGGTGACCGAGCCGATCACCCGCAGCCGCTCGCCGGCGGCGTCGCGCACCGCGACGGTGTAGAGGCCGCCCTGCGGCTCCAGCGCGTCGCGCGTGTCGGGGCTGCGCAGGCTGACCCCGGCGATGCCCCAGGGACCGAAGGACCGGGCCAGGGCGTCGTCGGTGTAGACCGCCTGATGGGCGCGATGGAAGGCGCCGATGCCCAGATGGACGATTCCGGTGGTCAGCGCGGCACGGTCATAGCCGGGACGCTGCGCGCCATGGCGCAGCGAGGGCAGCGTGTCGGGGCTCAGGCGCATGGAACACTCCGCATAAGGGCTTTACGTCTCGAAGAAGTGGCTGTTGGTTCGGGCGATCTCGTCCACCGCGGCGAAGACGGTGCGCAGATGGGCGCGCATGGCCTCCTCCGCCCCGTCGGGGTCGCGGGCGGCGACGCGGTCCACGATGCTCTGGTGCTCCCCGACGATCTTCGCCGCCCAGCCTTCGCTGTGCAGCGACAGGAAACGCACGCGGTCGAGCTGCGCCTTGACGGCGACCAGCAGGTCCCACACCGCCGGGCGCCCGGCGATGCGGGCCAGTTCGGCGTGGGTGGCCTCGTCCAGGGCGAAGAACTCGGAATGGCGGTCGGGCGACATCACCGCGCGGTGCGAGTCGAGAAGCCGGGTGAGCGAGGCGACGTCCGCCGCCTCCGCCCGCTCAGCGGCCAGACGCACGGTCCGGCATTCCAGGGTCTCGCGGATGAACTGGCTGTCGGACACCGCGCCGAGCTGGATCGGCGCCACGAAGGTCCCGACCTGCGGCACGATGCGCAGGAACCCCTCGTCGGCCAGCCGGCGGAAGGCCTCGCGCACCGGGGTGCGGCTGACGCCGTAGCGGGCGGCCACGCGGGTTTCCGAAATCCCCTCGCCGGGGCGGATCTCCCCCGACAGCACGGCGGCGCGCAGGGCGTCGTAGACCCCGTGCAGGCGGGGGCCGCGGATGTCGGTGGAAGCGGATGAGGTCGGCGAGTCGGTCATGGCGTCCATCGCGTCAACTTGCATACTAGTATGCCATTGCGGACGGAGGCTGGCAAGGGGGTGTGGGAGGGGCGGTGCCGTATTGAGAATGAAAGCGCTGGGGAGCGCTGAATGCTCCAATGCCAGCGTCCAACAGCATTTACGGAATCACCAGAACTGAACTGATCAACTAGGGAAATGCCCTATCGCATGAGACCGACCGGGTGAAAGCCAAGAAACTCTGGAATTAAAGCGCTTTGATGGATTATAACTTTCAGCTAAATTTGAACAGTTAAGTGCACAACCCAACGAACGCTAATGATAGGAACAATGTCCAGATGAAATGGGAAAGCCTCTTAGATCTTGAGCGCTTGGGCGCTCCTAACTATATGCAAAAGAAACATCGCTCGGCCTATCTGCAAGATATGGATCGGATTTTGTTCTCTCAGCCATTTCGCAGGCTAGCGAACAAGACTCAGGTTCACCCCCTTTACGATAATGACCACCTTCATCAACGCCTGATCCATAGCATAGAGGTTACCAGCGTTGGGCGTTCGCTGGGAATCGAAGTAGGAGATTGGCTGGCGGACGAACATGGTGAAATTGAAAGCTCGCAGATTGAGGTTGTTGCGGGCTTAGTGCAAACAGCCTGCATGGCTCATGATATTGGCAATCCACCTTTCGGACATTCCGGCGAAGAAGCCATAGCATCCTGGTTTCGTGAAAAATTCGAACACCCAACGGGAATTCTAGAAGATATCTCTGAAGAGCAACGCCAAGAATTTAATTTTTTCGAGGGCAACGCACAAGGGTTTCGCATATTGACTCGAACGGAAATGTACAAAAATGATGGTGGCCTGCGTTTAACTTTAGGAGGGCTTGGCGCTTTCACTAAATATCCCGTCTCCGCCAACGCAAGAAGACTTGTCGGAAATCATGGGAACCTCAATGGGACGCGCTATATCGGCCTCAAAAAGTATGGTTTTTTCCAAAACGACACCCGCACTTTTGAATACATTGCCAATAAACTTGGAATTCCAAAAGATGAAGTAAGGAACAGTAAGGGAGAATTGATTGGTCACTGGTGGCGCCGTCACCCCCTAGCTTTCCTCATGGAGGCAGCCGATGATATTTGTTACAATATTATGGATCTTGAAGATGCCTATCTTGCAGGCGATGTTGCTTCCGACTTGGTTATAAATTTACTTAAAAAGCTTGCGCCGCCATCGAACGAAGCCTACCCCGATCACAGCGAGGCCGATAATGTTTCTAGATGCCGGGCCTCGGCAATCAACGGCGCAATCTCAGCTTGCGTGGAGGCATTCAAAGACAACTATACTAGAATCATGGATGGATCATTTTCCATTTCTTTAGTTGAAGCATCAATCAAAGCAGAAGAGTTTAATGAGATAAAAAAGATTGCTAAGGACCGAATTTTCAAAGCTAAGCGGAAAACAGAGCTGGAAATCTTTGGCCGCAATGTTATCCATAAAGTTCTAGATGGCCTTCTGCCTCTACTTAATGAGGCCAATTTGGCCGGCTGGAACACAGCTAATCTAAGCTCCTATCATGAACAGGTTGCCAGGGCGCTCGGCTTCCCATTGGATTCCCTCACTAACAGCTACGATGCCCTGCATGCCCTAACCGACTTTGTCTCTGGCACAACAGATAGATATGCTGTGAAAGTAGCTGACATGCTCGGGAAGCGGTAACACAGAAGCTAACCCTCCAGAGCAAGGATGTAAATCGATCAAGAGAGGAAAATGTATCAAATGAATTTCGTAAAATAATTGTTGAATATAGTTTAAATTCAGGCATTAGAGTGCCGGCCAGAACGCCACCTTCGTTGGTTCAAGATATTGATTTCGTTTGGCCTAGGAACGGCTTTGACCGGCACTATTAACCGACACTTTTGGCAACTGCTACTAATTCATCATCTACTGAATTCTTTGACACCGCCCCTCCCCATCCCCCTGAAAAAATGTTCGCCCCTTCCTCAAAATCAGGCTTGCGCGGCACGCTGATATATTAATATGCTCTTCCTCAAGGAACAGCACGGACCGGCCCCGGATGGGGCACGGGCCGGCACATGGGGAGGACTGCAATGGCTTCGACTTCCAGGCGCGCCCTGGACGCTCAACCGCCCGGAACCGCTCCGGGGACCGTGCCCGGCAAGGTGCTTGGAACCGCAAAGGAACCGCGCCTGTCCGCCCGCGCCACGGCCACCGCGGAGATTTACCGGTCGCTGCGCGGGGACATCGTGGCCATGCGGCGCAAGCCGGGGGAGCCCATTGTGGAGAAGCACGTCGCGGAGTCCTTCGGCGTCAGCCGCACCCCGGTGCGTGAGGCTCTGCTGCGGCTGGCCGACGACGGGCTGGTCGAAATCTTCCCGCAGTCCGGCACCTTCGTCGCCCGCATCCCGGTCAACGCCCTTCCCGAAGCGGTGGTGATCCGCACCTCGCTGGAATGCACCGCGGTCCGCTACGCCGCCGTCCGTGCCGCGCGCAGCCAGATCGCAGCGCTGCGGGCCAACATCCTGCTCCAGCAGGAGACGATGGCGGCGGGCGATCTCGACGGTTTCCATGAGGCCGACGAGGCGTTCCACAGCCTGATTTCCGAGATCGCCGGCTTCCCCGGCCTGTGGAGCATGGCCCAGCAGGTGAAGATGCAGGTGGACCGCTACCGCCGCCTGACCCTGCCGGAGCCCGGCCGCATCCCGCATGTCCTGGCCGAGCACGGCGGCATCGTCGACGCCATCGCCGCGCGCGACCCGGCCGAGGCGGAGCGGCTGATGACGATCCATCTCGGCGCCCTGCTGGAGTCCGTTCCGAACACCCAGGGGGCCAACCCCTTCTTCTTCTCCGGCGCGCAGCCGGACGACGCATCGAAGACGAAGAAAGAAAGCACCCCGTCATGACCAACCCCTTCGACCTTTCCGGCAAGACCGCCCTGGTCACCGGGGGCAACGGCGGCATCGGGCAGGCCATCGCGGTCGCCCTGGCGCGGGCCGGCGCTGACATCGCCGTGGCCGGGCGCACCCCGCCGGACGAGACGCGCGCCCTGGTCGAGGGGCTGGGCCGCCGCTTCGCCGCGATCCCCGCCGACCTGTCCGGCATCGCCCCGATCCCCGCCCTGATGGAGGAGACGGTCGGCACGCTCGGCGGGCTGGACATCCTGGTCAACAACGCCGGGCTGATCCGCCGCGACGACCCGCTGGACTTCACCGAGGCCGACTGGGACGCGGTGATGGATGTGAACCTGAAGTCGGTCTTCTTCCTCTGCCAAGCCTTCGGGCGCTACGCGCTGGGCAACGGGCGGAAGGGCAAGATCATCAACATCGCCTCCATGCTGTCCTTCCAGGGCGGCGTCCGCGTGCCCTCCTACGCGGCGTCGAAGAGCGGCATCGCCGGGATCACCCGGCTGCTCGCCAATGAATGGGCGGGCAAGGGCATCAACGTGAATGCCATCGCGCCGGGCTACGTCGCGACCAGCGTCACCACCGCGCTGCGCGCCGACGAGCGCCGCAACGCCGAAATTCTGGCCCGCATCCCCGCCGGACGCTGGAGCGAGCCCGCCGATATGGGCGGACCCGCAGTGTTCCTGGCCTCCGATGCGTCCGATTACGTCCACGGCACGATCCTGCCGGTGGACGGCGGCTGGCTCGCCCGTTGACGGGCCGCCTGCGAAAGTAAGGGGAAGATGAGAATGAGCACGGACGTTTTCGTGATCGACGAGGCGGTGGACTGGCAGGATCTGGGCGCCGGGGTGCGCCGCAAGATCCTCGGCCACAACGACGCCATGATGATGGTGCGCGTGGAGTTCGAGACCGGCGCCATCGGGCCGCAGCACCGCCACCCGCACGTCCAGTGCGCCGTGGTCGAAAAGGGCGCCTTCGACGTCACCATCGAGGGTGTCACCCGGCGGCTGGGCACCGGCGACGGCTACATGGTGCCGTCCAACGCCCTGCACGGCGTCGTGGCGCTGGAGCCGGGCGTCCTGCTCGACATCTTCACGCCCCCGCGCGAGGACTTCCTCGCCTGAATGACATCACCCGTTGCCCGGCGCGCGGGAACACGCGCCGGGCGGCTCCCGGACCCAACCGTCCAAACCAAAGAACCAGCCTAAAAACCGCTGCTTAAGAATCGCCAGGAGGACACGCTATGCATCTTTCGACCCGCGGTATCCGCGCCGCCCTTCTCGCCGCCTGCGCGGCCTGCACCCTGCTCGCCACCCCGGTCGTGGCCCGCGACTTCCGCTCCGCGGACATCCACCCGGCCGACTATCCGACCGTCGAGGCGGTGAAGTACGTCGATAAGCTCCTGAAGGAGCGGACCGGCGGCAAGCTCGGCGTGAAGGTCTACCCGAACGGCGCGCTCGGCACCGAGAAGGACACCATCGAGCAGCTGAAGATCGGCGGGCTCGACATGATGCGCATCAACGTCGCGCCGCTGAACAACGTCGTCCCGGAGACGATGGTCACGGCCCTGCCCTTCATCTTCCGCTCCACCGAGCACATGCGCGCCGTTCTGGATGGCCCGATCGGCGACGAGATCCTCGCCGCCATGGAAAGCCAGGGCATGGTCGGCCTAGCCTTCTACGACAGCGGCTCGCGCAGCATGTATTCGGCCGCCAAGCCCTACAAGACGCTGGCCGACATGAAGGGCGCCAAGATCCGCGTTCAGCAGTCCGACCTGTTCGTCGCCATGATCCAGGCGCTGGGCGCCAACGCCACGCCGATGCCCTTCGGCGAGGTCTACACCGCGCTGAAGACCGGCATCGTCGACGCGGCGGAGAACAACTACCCCTCCTACGAATCCTCGCGCCACTTCGAGGCCGCCAAGTACTTCACCCTGACCGAGCACGCGATGGCTCCGGAAGTGCTGGTCTTCTCGAAGGTCTCGTGGGACCGCCTGTCCAAGGACGACCAGGCCGCCATCCGCAAGGCCGCCAAGGACTCCGTCCCCTACATGCGCAAGCTGTGGGACGAGCGTGAGATGAAGTCCAAGGACGTGGTCGTGAAGGCCGGCGCCCAGATCGTCGAGGTCACGAACAAGCAGGAGTTCATCGACGCGATGGCTCCCGTCTACAAGCAGTTCGCGAGCACGCCGAAGCTGGACGGCCTCGTGAAGCGCATCCAGGACACGAAGTAAGCACAGTCGAACGCGGCGCTTCCCTTCGGGAGACCGAAGGGCGGCGCCGCGTCCTTTGAGGGGAGCCGGCGGCATGGATGTCGAGCTGCAAGCAATGGATCACAGCCCCCCGCAGAGCGCGGGCCTGCTGACGCGGGTGAACGCGCGTCTGGCATGGTCGGGGATGTGCGTGGCGATGGTCGGCCTGATGGCCATCGTCTGTGTGGTGTTCTATCAGGTCTTCGGCCGCTACGTGCTGAACGACTCGCCGACCTGGGCGGAGAGCTTGGCCATCGTGCTGGTCCTCTACGTCACCCTCATCGGCGCCGCCGTCGGCGTCCGCGACGCCGGCCACATCGGCCTGGAATCCTTCCTCGTCATGCTGCCCGACGTCATCCGCCGCAAGGTCGAGATCGTCATCTACGCCCTCGTCGGCGTCTTCGGCGCCTGCATGGCCTACAACGGCTGGGTCCTCGGCACCTCCGTCGCCGCCTACTACATCCCCAACCTGCACGTCTCCGAAGCCGTCCGCTACATCCCGCTCGTGCTTTCCGGCGTCCTGATCGTGCTCTTCTCGATCGAGCACATCGTCGCCATCATCCGCGGCGAGGAGGTCGCGCCGTCATGGAACTGACCATTCTCGCCGTCACCTTCTTCGGCTTCCTCGTCCTGGGCATCCCGGTCGCCTTCGCCATCGGCCTGTCGGCGCTGTGCACCATCCTCTACGAGGGCCTCCCCGTCGCCGTCATCTTCCAGCAGATGATGTCCGGCATGAACGTCTTCTCCTTCCTCGCCATCCCCTTCTTCGTCTTCTCCGGCGAGCTGATGCTCCACGGCGGCGTCGCCGACAAGATCGTCGCCACCGCCAAGAACATGGTCGGCCACATCCGCGGCGGCCTCGGCATGTCCAACGTCGTCGCCTGCACCCTGTTCGGCGGCGTCGCCGGCTCCCCCGTCGCCGACGTCTCGGCCATGGGTGCGGTGATGATCCCGATGATGAAGCGCGAAGGCTACCACGCCGACTACGCCGTCAACGTCACCACCCACGCCGCGCTCGTCGGCGCGCTGATGCCGACCAGCCACAACATGATCATCTACGCGCTGGCCGCCGGCGGCAAAGCCTCCATCGGCGCGCTGATCGCGGCGGGCATCGTCCCCGCCCTGCTGCTGATGGTCTGCAACCTGGGGGCCGCCTACTACGTCGCGGTCAAGCGCGGCTACCCCGCCGGCACCTTCCCCGGCTGGGCCATCCTGGGCCGCTCCTTCGCCGCCGCCGCGCCGGGCCTGCTCATCGTCGTGATCATCCTGGCCGGCATCACCTCGGGCGTCTTCACCGCCACCGAGTCCGCCTCCATCGCGGTGATCTACGCCCTGCTGCTCACCACCTTCGTCTACCGCACGCTGACCTGGGACCATTTCCTGGCCGCCGCCGCCAAGACGGTCAAGACGACCGGCGTGGTCCTGCTGCTGATCGGCGTCTCCACGATGTTCCAGTACATCATGGGCCTCTATCAGGTGGCCGAGATCACCGGCGAGCTGATGGCCGGCATCTCGACCAACCCGCTGGTCATCTTCCTGCTGATCAACGTCATCCTGTTCCTGCTCGGCACCTTCATGGACATGGCGAGCACGATCCTGATCTGCACGCCGATCTTCCTGCCCATCGCCATGCAGTACGGCATGGACCCGGTGCAGTTCGGCATCGTCATGCTGATCAACTGCGCGCTCGGCCTCAACACCCCGCCCGTCGGCACCACCCAGTTCATCGGCTGCGCCATCGGCGAGGTCTCCGTCGGCGAGGTCATGCGCTCCATCACACCCTTCTACGGCGCCCTCTTCGTCACCCTCCTCCTCGTCACCTACGTTCCCACCTTCTCACTCTGGCTTCCCCACCTCCTCATGCGCTGAGGCGATCTCCGCAGGGTCATGAAAAGGGCCGCGCCGGCATACCCGGCGCGGCCCTTTTCATGTCGGCTTTCGGCGGATCAGCCGGCTTCGGCGTTCGACGAGTTCTGCCACAGGTTCAGCCCGCCATCGACGGCGTGGCGGTCGATCTCGGCCAGTTCCTCCGGCGTGAAAGCGGTGTTCTTCAGCGCGTCGAGCGAGTTGTCGAGCTGCTCGACGTTGCGGGCGCCGACCAGGGCGGAGGTCACCCGCGGGTCGCGCAGCACCCAGGCGATGGCCATCTGGGCCAGCGTCTGGCCACGCCGTTGGGCGATGGCGTCCAGGGCGCGCACGCGCTCCAGATTCTCCGGCGACAGGAAGTGCGCCTTCAGCGTGCCGCCCTTGGCGGCGCGGGCGTCGGTGGGCTGGCCGTTCAGGTACTTGGTGGTCAGCATGCCCTGGGCCAGTGGCGAGAAGGCGATGCAGCCGATCCCGGTCTCCTCCAGCGCGTCGAGCAGCCCGCCCTCGATCCAGCGGTTCAGCATCGAATAGGACGGCTGGTGGATCAGGCAGGGGGTGCCGAGATCCTTAAGGATCGCCGCCGCCCGCCGGGTCATCTCCGGCGAGTAGGAGGAGATGCCGACATAGAGCGCCTTGCCCTGCCGCACGGCGTGGTCGAGCGCCCCCATCGTCTCCTCCAGCGGGGTGCGCGGATCGACGCGGTGCGAGTAGAAGATGTCCACATAGTCGAGCCCCATCCGCTTGAGGCTCTGGTCCAGGCTGGCCGTCAGATACTTGCGCGAGCCCCAGCTTCCGTAGGGGCCGGGCCACATGTCGTAGCCGGCCTTGGTGGAGACGATCAGCTCGTCGCGGTGGGCCTTGAAGTCGGTCGCCAGGACGCGCCCGAAATTCTCCTCCGCCGAGCCCGGCGGCGGGCCGTAATTGTTGGCGAGGTCGAAATGGGTGACGCCGCGGTCGAAGGCCCGGCGCAGCACGGCGCGCCCGGTCTCGAACACGTCGGTGCCGCCGAAATTCTGCCACAGCCCCAGCGAAATGGCCGGCAGGTCGAGCCCGCTCCGCCCGCTGCGGCGGTAGGTCATGGCGGTGTAGCGGGCCGGATCGGCGCGGTAGAGCGATTGCATCGCGGTCTCCTGGCTGTCTTGCGCGGTGTTGGGAGGAACGTGACTGATATATTAGAAATCAGCCCCCGTCCAAAGCCAAGAGCGCAAGGCAGCCTTCAGACCGGCTCGGCCTCGTCCTCCGAGGGGGCGGTGAAGTAGAGCGGGTTGGCCTTCTGCGCGTCGGCGATGGTGACCTGGAGATAGTCCAGATGCAGGTCGATGGCCTTCGCCGCCGCCTCCGGGTCGTTGTTGGCGATGGCCTCGATGATGACCGAATGCTCGGCGATCACGTCCGGCACCCGGCCGAGCACCGGCAGAGTCAGCAGGCGGTAACGGTCCACCTGCACCTTCACCTGCTGCGTCAGGTTCCAGAATCCGGGGTAGCCGGCGGTCTCCGCCAGCAGCGCATGGAAGGTCTCGTCGGCCTGGTGGAAGCCTTCGAAATTCTGGGCGGCCTCCATCTCGCGCTGGAGTTCCAGGTTGGCGCGCAGCTTGGCGATCTGGCTGCGGGTGGCGCGCTTGGCGGCGTAGCGGACGGTCGCCTCCTCCAGCGCCTTGCGGATGGCGATGGCTTCCGGCAGGGCGCCCAGCGGAATGCGGGAGACGAAGGTGCCCGATTGCGGGAAGATCTCGATCAGCCCCTCGTCCGCCAGACGCAGCACGGCCTCGCGCACCGGGGTGCGGCTGACGCCGTAGTCCTGGGCGATCACCTTCTCGGCGACCGGCTCGCCCGGCTTGCGGCGGAGCGAGACGATCTCGTTGCGCAGGTCACGGTAGATCGTCGCGGCCACGGTGGTGCCGCGCTGGGCCGGACGGGCGACCGCCGCCGCCGTGCGGCGCCGGGTCCGCGTCTTGACGCCCTCGGCCTGTTCGGAATCCACCGTCGATGTCTGCGCCGCCTTTTTCAACACCCGCTCCTGCCAGGAAAATTCAGGGCGCCGGATCTCCGGGACACCGGCGTCGAACCCGCTGGTTCACGCCGCATACGGTCCGCCCTTCATTGCAATATACTAATACCCGGCGGGGTGGGTCAAACGCCTTGACCCCGCGCGGCGCCCCGGTTCCGCGCCAGTTTGTCCCACCGGGAAGCGCGTTGCGCCACTCATCAGTATACTAGTATATTGAAGAAAGCTCCACCGCGGAGCGCACAGCCGCAAGGACCGTCACCGTGGACCGCAAACGCATCGCCCTCGTCGCCCACGACGCCCGCAAGCCCGACCTGATCGGCTGGCTCGGCGCCAACATCCACGCGCTGGAGGGGAACGTCTTCTGGTCCACCGGCACCACCGGCCGGCTGGTCCGGGAGGCCCACCCCCAACTGGACATCACCTCGCTGAAGAGCGGTCCGCTGGGCGGCGACCAGCAGATCGGCGCGATGATCGCCGAGGGCCGGATCGATCTTCTCGTCTTCTTCGTCGACCCGATGACCGCCCAGCCCCATGACGTGGACGTGAAGGCGCTGACCCGCCTCGCCACGCTCTACAACATCCCGATGGCCTGCAACGAGGCGACCGCCGACATGGTGATCTCCTCCCCCCTCTTCACCAGCGGCTACCGCCCGCGGGCCGTGGACTTCGCCGCCCACGATTCGCGCCGCCTCTGACCGGACTTTATCGAACCGGCCCCTCTTGAATTGCGCGTCTTACCAACAGAATTGTGGGCGGGACGCACAAAGTCCTTGCATCCGGAACTGATATATTAATATATTCCGACATGCGAGGCACAACCGGCGCAGCGCCACGCGCCACACCCGAACCACCCATTCAAATAGGGCACCGGCCCCCCGTCCGGCATCCCTCTTTCCGGAGATGAACGATGCTCCACCCCGACCGCCTCTTCCCCAGCGATCCCACGCAGCGCGACATCGCGCGCCGGCTGTACGCGGAGGTGGGCCACCTGCCGATCATCAGCCCGCACGGCCACACGGACCCGTCCTGGTTCGCCAAGAACGAGGCGTTCCCGAACCCGGCGTCGCTGTTCGTGGTGCCCGACCATTACGCCTTCCGCATGCTCTACAGCCAGGGCGTGACGTTGGAAAGCCTGGGCGTGCCGCGCAAGGACGGCGGGGCGGTGGAGAGCGATCCGCGCAAGATCTGGCGTCAGCTGGCGCAGAACTGGCACCTGTTCCGCGGCACCCCGACGCGCATGTGGCTCGACCACGCCTTCGAGACGGTGTTCGGCGTGACAGAGCGGCTGAGCGGGGCCAGCGCCGACCGCATCTTCGACC harbors:
- a CDS encoding TRAP transporter small permease, which encodes MDVELQAMDHSPPQSAGLLTRVNARLAWSGMCVAMVGLMAIVCVVFYQVFGRYVLNDSPTWAESLAIVLVLYVTLIGAAVGVRDAGHIGLESFLVMLPDVIRRKVEIVIYALVGVFGACMAYNGWVLGTSVAAYYIPNLHVSEAVRYIPLVLSGVLIVLFSIEHIVAIIRGEEVAPSWN
- the dgt gene encoding dGTP triphosphohydrolase produces the protein MKWESLLDLERLGAPNYMQKKHRSAYLQDMDRILFSQPFRRLANKTQVHPLYDNDHLHQRLIHSIEVTSVGRSLGIEVGDWLADEHGEIESSQIEVVAGLVQTACMAHDIGNPPFGHSGEEAIASWFREKFEHPTGILEDISEEQRQEFNFFEGNAQGFRILTRTEMYKNDGGLRLTLGGLGAFTKYPVSANARRLVGNHGNLNGTRYIGLKKYGFFQNDTRTFEYIANKLGIPKDEVRNSKGELIGHWWRRHPLAFLMEAADDICYNIMDLEDAYLAGDVASDLVINLLKKLAPPSNEAYPDHSEADNVSRCRASAINGAISACVEAFKDNYTRIMDGSFSISLVEASIKAEEFNEIKKIAKDRIFKAKRKTELEIFGRNVIHKVLDGLLPLLNEANLAGWNTANLSSYHEQVARALGFPLDSLTNSYDALHALTDFVSGTTDRYAVKVADMLGKR
- a CDS encoding mannitol dehydrogenase family protein; this translates as MRLSPDTLPSLRHGAQRPGYDRAALTTGIVHLGIGAFHRAHQAVYTDDALARSFGPWGIAGVSLRSPDTRDALEPQGGLYTVAVRDAAGERLRVIGSVTELLVAPENPAAVLDLLTRPSVRIVTLTVTEKGYCHDPATGALNEAHPDIVHDLANPERPRSVPGFLVEALIRRRAAGVEPFTVLSCDNLPSNGDTAAGLLRRYAELRDPALGTWFAGNVACPNSMVDRIVPATTDADRDRVSDGLGLRDSWPVVTEPFSQWVIEDRFPTGRPAWELEGAELVPDVHPYETMKLRLLNGSHSTLAYLGYLAGYETVSDTMADPAFVRLIRGLMDEEAGPTLHMPPGADLGHYKDALIERFRNPALRHRTWQIAMDGTQKLPQRLLGTIRDRLAAGAPIDRLALGVAAWMRYVSGTDEVGRPIDVRDPMAARLAELAAEAGPDADRLATALFGLSAVFGDDLPRDPRFTAAVTDALRRLYAEGARAVVQSVAAEAAG
- a CDS encoding cupin domain-containing protein, which translates into the protein MSTDVFVIDEAVDWQDLGAGVRRKILGHNDAMMMVRVEFETGAIGPQHRHPHVQCAVVEKGAFDVTIEGVTRRLGTGDGYMVPSNALHGVVALEPGVLLDIFTPPREDFLA
- the kduD gene encoding 2-dehydro-3-deoxy-D-gluconate 5-dehydrogenase KduD, with protein sequence MTNPFDLSGKTALVTGGNGGIGQAIAVALARAGADIAVAGRTPPDETRALVEGLGRRFAAIPADLSGIAPIPALMEETVGTLGGLDILVNNAGLIRRDDPLDFTEADWDAVMDVNLKSVFFLCQAFGRYALGNGRKGKIINIASMLSFQGGVRVPSYAASKSGIAGITRLLANEWAGKGINVNAIAPGYVATSVTTALRADERRNAEILARIPAGRWSEPADMGGPAVFLASDASDYVHGTILPVDGGWLAR
- a CDS encoding TRAP transporter substrate-binding protein; amino-acid sequence: MHLSTRGIRAALLAACAACTLLATPVVARDFRSADIHPADYPTVEAVKYVDKLLKERTGGKLGVKVYPNGALGTEKDTIEQLKIGGLDMMRINVAPLNNVVPETMVTALPFIFRSTEHMRAVLDGPIGDEILAAMESQGMVGLAFYDSGSRSMYSAAKPYKTLADMKGAKIRVQQSDLFVAMIQALGANATPMPFGEVYTALKTGIVDAAENNYPSYESSRHFEAAKYFTLTEHAMAPEVLVFSKVSWDRLSKDDQAAIRKAAKDSVPYMRKLWDEREMKSKDVVVKAGAQIVEVTNKQEFIDAMAPVYKQFASTPKLDGLVKRIQDTK
- a CDS encoding GntR family transcriptional regulator; this translates as MASTSRRALDAQPPGTAPGTVPGKVLGTAKEPRLSARATATAEIYRSLRGDIVAMRRKPGEPIVEKHVAESFGVSRTPVREALLRLADDGLVEIFPQSGTFVARIPVNALPEAVVIRTSLECTAVRYAAVRAARSQIAALRANILLQQETMAAGDLDGFHEADEAFHSLISEIAGFPGLWSMAQQVKMQVDRYRRLTLPEPGRIPHVLAEHGGIVDAIAARDPAEAERLMTIHLGALLESVPNTQGANPFFFSGAQPDDASKTKKESTPS
- a CDS encoding GntR family transcriptional regulator; the encoded protein is MTDSPTSSASTDIRGPRLHGVYDALRAAVLSGEIRPGEGISETRVAARYGVSRTPVREAFRRLADEGFLRIVPQVGTFVAPIQLGAVSDSQFIRETLECRTVRLAAERAEAADVASLTRLLDSHRAVMSPDRHSEFFALDEATHAELARIAGRPAVWDLLVAVKAQLDRVRFLSLHSEGWAAKIVGEHQSIVDRVAARDPDGAEEAMRAHLRTVFAAVDEIARTNSHFFET